In Pseudomonas campi, the sequence CGGCACCTGTGCGGCGATGGCGTTGTAGCTGTACTTGTACAGGGCCATAGCGGCATCGTCGCGCTTGGTGACATACATGTTGTCGCCGGTCTTACCGATGTAGTGGTGCAGGGCGACCTTGGTCAGCGGCTTGGTATTGAGGATCTTCCACAGATTGCCGGAGCCGGTGCCGCAGTTGCTGCTGCTGGAGGTAGCGCCCACCTCCCAGCCGCTGGGCAGGGTCGAGGCATTGCACACGCTCATCTGGCTCTGCCCTGCCGTGCTTTGCGCTTCGTACTTGGTGCGTTTGCTGCCGCTGGCCGTGCCGCAATCACCTGACCCCGAGTAGCTGGTCTGGCGCGTGATGACCCAGCCGGTAGGCAGGGTGCGCAGACAGGAGTTGAGCTTGGTCTGGCCATAGCTGTTGGTGATCTGCCAGATCAGTCTGGGTGTGCCGCTGGAGCTGCCGCAGATACCGCTGCCGGTGTAGCTGCGCTCCTTGGTGTTCACCCAGCCGGTGGGGGTGGTGCGGATGCAGGTATCCAGCACGGTTTCCCCGGCCAGCCGGGTATAGGTGTAGAGGTTGCCACCACTGCAGGAGGTGGAGCGCTCCTGGATCTTGGTCATTACATAGCCGCTGGGGGCTGTCGAGCTGCAGGAGGTCGACGTGGTGGCGGCTTGCAGATCGCTGACGGAGACGCTGAACAGTGCGGCAAGAATACAGAGGTACTTGTTCATACAGATCCTTTGCATGGGCGTTCTTGAGGGTGGGGATAGCCACTCGGCTATGGATTCTAGCCAAGGTCAGGGTGCTGCTGAAGGTTTTGTGCATCCAAGTGCCCCGGAAGTTCCGGGGCCCTGAGAGTCCAGCACCGATCAGGCGATCAGGCTGCTGCTGTCCAGGCTGGCGACGCCGATCAGTTGGATCTCGAACTCGGCATCGGCATCGGCGTCCACGCTGCCGTAGAGCATGCCCCCCTCGAAGCGCAGCTGCGCAGTGGCACTGCCTTCGATGAAGGCGGCGTCGTTGATGAAGGCGAATGCTTCGTTCACCCCGGTGGTGAAGGTGTCGGCGTCCAGTCCGGAGAAGTCGAGCAGGTCGCCTTCGGCGAACTTGAAGTCCTTGATCACGTCTCGCAGCGAGCCCAGGCCCAGTTCGCTGAGTGCATTGAAGATGAACCGGTCGAGCCCACTGCCGCCGGTTAGTTGGTCAGCACCGCTGCCGCCGATCAGTATGTCGTTGCCCTGGCCACCATTGAGCTGGTCGTTGCCGGCATTGCCGCGCAGGGTGTTGGCCAGGCTGTTGCCGGTGAGGCGGTCGTTGTAGTTGCTGCCCGTGAGATTCTCGAAATTGAGCACGGTATCGCTGCCGGAGCCGCCGGTGGCCTGGGTGCTGGTCAGGCCCAGGTTGAGGGTGATGCCGGCTGTGGCGCTGGCGTAGGACAGGGTGTCTTCGCCGCTGCCGCCGTCGAGGCGGTTATTGCCGCTGCCTGCATGAATTGTGTTGTTCAGTGCATTGCCGATGCCGTTGGCGTTGCCGGTGGCCTGGATGCGCAGGTTTTCCAGGTTGGCGCCGAGATTGTAGGCGGTCAGGTAGCTGTAGACGGTGTCGGTGCCGCCGCTGGCCAGGTCGGCATTGGTATCGCTGACAGTATCGCCGCTGTTATCGACGTAATAACTGTCATTGCCGTCGCCGCCGGTCATGCTGTCGGCGCCGCCTTTGCCGTTGAGGATGTCGTTGCCGAGGTCGCCGCTGAGTTTGTTGTTGGCGCTGTTGCCGATCAGCTTGTCGTCGTACTGGCTGCCGTTGAGGTTCTCGAAGTTGCGCAGGGTGTCGCTGCCAGAGCCGCCGGTGGCCTGGCTGGTGGTCAGGTTCAGGTCGAGGGTGACCCCTTGGTCGACATAGCGGTAGGACAGCGTGTCGCTGCCGCTGCCGCCGTCGAGCACGTTGTTGCCGGCGCCGGCGTAGATGACATTGTTCAGCGCGTTGCCACTGCCATTGGCATTGCCGGTGGCCATGATGCGAAGTTTTTCCAGATTGGCGCCGAGGGTGTAAGCGGTCAGGTAACTGAAAACGGTGTCGCTGCCGCCGGCGGTGCTGTCGGCATTGGTCTCGCTGACCACATCGCTGCTGTGGTCGACGTGGTAGCTGTCGTTGCCGTCGCCGCCGGCCATCTGGTCGGCACCGGCCCCGCCGTCCAGGATGTCGTTGCCCAGATCGCCACTCAGCGTGTTGGCCGCCGCCGTGCCGATCAGGCTGTCGTCGTACTGGCTGCCGTTGAGGTTCTCGAATGACAGCAGGGTGTCGCTGCCAGAGCCGCCTGTGTCCTGCGCGCCGCTCAGGGCCAGGCTGACACTGACACCCTGGGTGGCATGCCGGTAGGACAGGGTGTCGTTACCGTCGCCACCGTCCAGAACGTTGTCGCCAGCGCCAGCGTGAATGAGGTTGTTCAGTGCATTGCCGCTGCCATTGGCATTGCCTGCGGCCATAATGCGCAGTTTTTCCAGGTTGGCGCCGAGGCTGTAGTCGGCCAGGTAGCTGAAGACGATATCGCTGCCGCCGCTGGCGGCATCGGCGTTGGTTTCGCTGACGCTGTCGCCGATGTCGTCGACATAGTAGGTGTCGTTGCCGTCACCGCCGATCATGTTGTCGGCACCGGCGCCACCGTCAAGGACATCCTTGCCGGCGTTGCCGCTCAACTTGTTGGCGTCAGCGTTACCGGTGAGCTTGTCGTCGTACTGGCTGCCGTTAAGGTTCTCAAAGTTGCGCAGGGTGTCGCTGCCGGAGCCGCCGGTGGCCTGGGCGCTGGTCAGGGCCAGGCTGGCCGTCACGCCCAGGCTTGCGTATTTATAGGAGACGGTATCGTTGCCGTCGCCGCCATTCAGGTTGTTGTTGCCAGCGCCGGTATACAGGATGTTGTCCAGCGCGTTGCCGGTGCCGCTCGCGGTGCCGCTGCTCATCAGACGCAGGTTTTCCAGGTTGGCGCCGAGGCTGTAGGCGCTCAGGTAGCTTTTGACCGTGTCGCTGCCGCCGAGGCTGCGGTCGGCCTCGGTTTCGCTGACCCGGTCGCCAGTGTGGTCAACGGAGTAAGTGTCGTTGCCGTTGCCGCCGGTCATGCGGTCGGCACCGGCGCCACCGTTGAGCACATTGTTCAGTTCGTTGCCGGTGAGCGTGTCGTTGTACTTGGAACCAGTGGCGTTCTCGATCTGTGCGCCGTAGGCAATGGCCAGGCAGTTGTTGATGTAGGTGCTGCCGTTCCAGAACGCCTTGCCGATGCTGCTGAAACTGCCGGCGTTGAGGTTGATGTTCACTGCGCTGGCCTGGTTGCTGCCGTCGATGGTGTCCGTACCGCCGGCGTCCCAGATGGTTTCGAATACGCTGCTGCCGGCATCCCACTTGTAGGTGTTGTTGCCGGTCTGCCAGTTCATGTTGGCGCCATACAGGTACTGGATGGCCGCGATGTCCAGCAGCATCGGGCCGGTGGGCTCGAAGTAGTAAGGGTCGTTGTAGCTCATCACCGTATAGCGCACATCGTCGTACTCGGTGCCGGCCAGCGTTTCGCCGCTCAGGAAGCTGGTTTCGAAGGGGTGCTTGAGGCCGAGGGCATGGCCGATCTCATGCACCAGCACGTGGTAGTCGAATTGCCCCGGCTGGGGATTGCTGCTGGTGTAGGGATGAAGCCAGATATCGCCTGACTTGGCCGTGGAGCCAGGCAGATAGGCCCAGGCCGCCGTCTGGTCGTCCATCTCCAGATAGCCGCCGAAGCGCAGGGTGCCGACCTGGCTGCTGGTCTCGGTGACCTTGCTGAAGGTGATGTTGGCGACCGAGCTCCACTCCGCCAGGGCGGCGATGGCCGCGCTCTGCTGCCCGGAGGTCAGCACGAAGTCGAACAGGGGTTCGTTGTCGGAGGAGTAGTTGCTGGCGAACTGGGAGCCGGCAGTCAGGAAGCTGTAGCTCAGCGTGACGCCGGAACCGGTGGTGCCGCCCCATTTGGTGCCATAGATCAAGCTATCGATCTGGCTGTCGTTGGACAGAACAACATAGGAAGCGGCGGTAGATTCGCTTGGGCTTGGCATACAGCATCACCATCCTGGCAATAGAAAAAGTAAAGGAGGCAGTTGCCTCCCTGATCGGGGCGGCTAATTTAGGGGGCAATCCCGGCATTCTCAAGATGTTGCCGACAAATACCCGTTTTTTGCGCACTGTTCGCCTGTCTTGGCTTTCTCGCGGCAGCGCATATGACTGGATCGTGGGTACAGTGCCAACCGCCCGGGAGCTGGGTGATGCCGCCTTGTGCCAGGAGCTCTCGGAGGTGGTGGGTCGCGGTACCTGTGGGCGTTGCGCCCCGTCGTGGGCTAATTTTGCACGTCGAGCCGATAGAGCCGTTCGGCAGATTGGCCGGCACATTGAGTGCCATAAGTACTGCCATAGACCAGCACGTCGTAGCTTCCGGCCGTGATGGGGACCTCTTCAATCACCCCCTGCTTTTCTCTTTCCCTGTGGGTTAACTCCAGGCCCGCGGGCAGGGGCTTGTCGGGGGGCACCAGCAGCTTGCTGAGGGGCGTGCTGGCGTTGATCACATCGACACGCATGCGGTACGGCACCTCCACAGTTGCAGCGGGAAGCGCCTTCGGCAGGATCTCGGGATCAGGCCGCATGGCGCAGCCGACTATCACATTGCCGAACATCAGAGCCTCACAGCCTGCCAGCAG encodes:
- a CDS encoding M10 family metallopeptidase, giving the protein MPSPSESTAASYVVLSNDSQIDSLIYGTKWGGTTGSGVTLSYSFLTAGSQFASNYSSDNEPLFDFVLTSGQQSAAIAALAEWSSVANITFSKVTETSSQVGTLRFGGYLEMDDQTAAWAYLPGSTAKSGDIWLHPYTSSNPQPGQFDYHVLVHEIGHALGLKHPFETSFLSGETLAGTEYDDVRYTVMSYNDPYYFEPTGPMLLDIAAIQYLYGANMNWQTGNNTYKWDAGSSVFETIWDAGGTDTIDGSNQASAVNINLNAGSFSSIGKAFWNGSTYINNCLAIAYGAQIENATGSKYNDTLTGNELNNVLNGGAGADRMTGGNGNDTYSVDHTGDRVSETEADRSLGGSDTVKSYLSAYSLGANLENLRLMSSGTASGTGNALDNILYTGAGNNNLNGGDGNDTVSYKYASLGVTASLALTSAQATGGSGSDTLRNFENLNGSQYDDKLTGNADANKLSGNAGKDVLDGGAGADNMIGGDGNDTYYVDDIGDSVSETNADAASGGSDIVFSYLADYSLGANLEKLRIMAAGNANGSGNALNNLIHAGAGDNVLDGGDGNDTLSYRHATQGVSVSLALSGAQDTGGSGSDTLLSFENLNGSQYDDSLIGTAAANTLSGDLGNDILDGGAGADQMAGGDGNDSYHVDHSSDVVSETNADSTAGGSDTVFSYLTAYTLGANLEKLRIMATGNANGSGNALNNVIYAGAGNNVLDGGSGSDTLSYRYVDQGVTLDLNLTTSQATGGSGSDTLRNFENLNGSQYDDKLIGNSANNKLSGDLGNDILNGKGGADSMTGGDGNDSYYVDNSGDTVSDTNADLASGGTDTVYSYLTAYNLGANLENLRIQATGNANGIGNALNNTIHAGSGNNRLDGGSGEDTLSYASATAGITLNLGLTSTQATGGSGSDTVLNFENLTGSNYNDRLTGNSLANTLRGNAGNDQLNGGQGNDILIGGSGADQLTGGSGLDRFIFNALSELGLGSLRDVIKDFKFAEGDLLDFSGLDADTFTTGVNEAFAFINDAAFIEGSATAQLRFEGGMLYGSVDADADAEFEIQLIGVASLDSSSLIA